Proteins encoded within one genomic window of Paenarthrobacter sp. JL.01a:
- a CDS encoding NAD(P)/FAD-dependent oxidoreductase, which translates to MAHEAIVIVGGGLAGATAAKTLRAEGYDGALTLLAAEARPPYIRPPLSKEFLLGKADEESVEVVPGDWYRENDVELLLDVRATGLDPGSHSVRLADDRALPYSKLLLAPGAQPRRIPLPGAELEGVMTFRTFQDSLKLRSLLADGGRKVVMVGSGWIGMELAAAARTYGNDVTLLGLEDIPLSAAIGPELGGYFRRVHEEQGVSFRLPASAAAIEGRQGRATAVRTDSGETLPADVVIIAVGVVPDTALAEDAGLELSNGILVDAGLHTSAPDVLAAGDAANALHPYTGEHHRSEHWANALNGGKVAAKSMLGKDAVLDVVPYFYTDQFTVSMEYSGYPSLASGASPVVRGSMEEGSFIAFWLQQDRVVAGMSINQRRVQKPIKALISGRVAVDVGRLTDPGVPLEELLPDDNQP; encoded by the coding sequence ATGGCACACGAAGCAATCGTCATCGTCGGCGGTGGACTGGCAGGCGCCACCGCCGCCAAGACCCTGAGGGCCGAAGGCTACGATGGGGCGCTTACCCTCCTCGCCGCTGAAGCGCGGCCCCCCTACATCCGCCCTCCTCTCTCCAAGGAATTCCTCCTCGGAAAAGCGGACGAAGAATCCGTGGAGGTGGTCCCTGGGGACTGGTACAGGGAGAACGACGTCGAACTCCTCCTTGACGTCAGGGCCACCGGACTTGATCCGGGCAGCCACAGCGTCAGGCTGGCCGATGACCGGGCGCTTCCGTACAGCAAACTGCTGCTCGCCCCAGGAGCCCAGCCCCGCAGGATCCCCCTGCCCGGGGCGGAGCTGGAGGGCGTCATGACCTTCCGGACCTTCCAGGACAGCCTGAAACTCAGGTCACTACTGGCCGACGGGGGCCGCAAGGTGGTCATGGTCGGATCCGGTTGGATCGGCATGGAACTCGCTGCCGCTGCGCGCACCTATGGAAACGACGTGACCCTGCTCGGCCTCGAAGACATCCCGCTGAGTGCGGCCATAGGACCCGAGCTTGGCGGTTACTTCCGGCGGGTGCATGAAGAACAGGGCGTCAGCTTCCGCCTGCCTGCGAGCGCGGCCGCCATTGAAGGCCGGCAGGGGCGGGCCACAGCGGTCCGTACCGATTCCGGCGAAACCCTGCCCGCCGACGTCGTGATCATCGCCGTGGGCGTCGTCCCGGATACGGCGCTCGCAGAGGATGCCGGGCTGGAACTGAGCAACGGGATCCTGGTGGACGCCGGCCTGCACACCAGTGCCCCGGACGTATTGGCGGCAGGGGATGCAGCCAACGCCTTGCACCCCTATACCGGCGAGCACCATCGCAGCGAACATTGGGCCAACGCGCTCAATGGCGGGAAAGTGGCTGCCAAATCCATGCTGGGGAAGGATGCCGTGCTGGATGTAGTTCCGTACTTCTACACGGACCAGTTCACCGTAAGCATGGAGTATTCCGGCTACCCGTCGCTGGCTTCGGGTGCATCACCGGTGGTCCGTGGCTCCATGGAGGAGGGCAGCTTTATTGCCTTTTGGCTTCAGCAAGACAGGGTTGTTGCTGGAATGAGCATCAACCAGCGGCGTGTCCAGAAACCCATCAAGGCGCTCATTTCCGGTCGCGTCGCAGTGGATGTCGGCCGCCTCACTGACCCTGGCGTACCCCTGGAAGAACTGCTGCCAGACGACAACCAGCCATAG
- a CDS encoding cysteine desulfurase family protein yields the protein MPVYLDHAATTPLSAAALAVMTRELAKTGNPSSLHGAGRRARRAVEDARETLAAAAGAHPSEVIFTSGGTEADNLAVKGLYWARRDENPRRTRILCSAVEHHAVMDTVEWLERHEGADVTWLPVDSEGAVRLDVVEAEISRDPESIALITVMWANNEVGTIQPVAEIVELAKPHGIPVHSDAVQAFGSIPVDFRASGLAAMSVSGHKLGGPVGVGALFLGRAVKLTPVQHGGGQERDVRSGTLDTPAVAAFAAAAEAVTAKLPEERERLTALREQLISGVLETVPDAVLRGARGERRLPGNAHFTFGGCEGDSLLFLLDLAGVESSTGSACTAGVPRPSHVLLAMGMDEDTARGAQRFTLGHTSTQADVDALLKALPEACARARQAGMAGHESSIQTAATVARRGVA from the coding sequence GTGCCTGTATACCTTGACCACGCCGCTACGACGCCCCTCTCGGCCGCAGCGCTTGCCGTCATGACGCGCGAGTTGGCGAAGACGGGAAACCCGTCATCCCTGCACGGTGCCGGCCGGCGAGCCAGGCGGGCCGTCGAGGACGCTCGGGAAACCCTGGCCGCCGCCGCAGGCGCCCACCCCTCAGAGGTCATCTTCACTTCGGGTGGAACGGAAGCTGACAACCTCGCCGTCAAGGGACTCTACTGGGCCCGCCGCGACGAAAACCCGCGCCGGACCCGCATACTCTGCTCCGCCGTCGAACATCACGCGGTCATGGACACCGTCGAATGGCTTGAGCGCCATGAAGGCGCGGACGTCACCTGGCTTCCGGTCGACAGTGAAGGTGCGGTCCGGCTTGACGTCGTTGAAGCCGAGATTTCGCGCGATCCCGAATCGATCGCACTGATAACGGTGATGTGGGCCAACAACGAGGTCGGCACCATCCAGCCCGTGGCGGAGATCGTGGAACTGGCCAAGCCACACGGCATCCCGGTCCACTCCGACGCCGTGCAGGCTTTCGGCTCCATACCCGTCGATTTCCGTGCCTCCGGCCTTGCTGCCATGTCCGTATCCGGGCACAAGCTGGGCGGACCCGTGGGCGTGGGCGCGCTCTTCCTCGGCCGGGCGGTCAAGCTGACCCCTGTCCAGCACGGCGGCGGACAGGAACGCGATGTCCGCTCCGGAACGTTGGATACGCCCGCGGTTGCCGCGTTCGCTGCAGCCGCGGAAGCAGTCACTGCGAAGCTGCCCGAGGAACGGGAACGACTGACCGCCCTGCGTGAACAACTCATCAGTGGAGTCCTTGAAACGGTTCCCGATGCAGTGCTGCGCGGCGCCCGCGGGGAGCGGCGGCTTCCCGGCAACGCACACTTCACCTTCGGCGGCTGTGAAGGGGACTCCCTGCTGTTCCTGCTGGACCTGGCCGGCGTCGAATCCTCGACGGGCTCGGCATGCACCGCTGGTGTGCCGCGGCCATCGCACGTCCTGCTGGCCATGGGTATGGATGAGGACACTGCCCGTGGTGCGCAGCGCTTTACTCTGGGGCATACGTCCACCCAAGCTGATGTCGATGCGCTGCTGAAAGCACTTCCCGAGGCCTGTGCCAGAGCGCGGCAGGCCGGTATGGCAGGGCATGAATCCTCCATCCAGACAGCGGCAACTGTTGCCCGGCGGGGTGTCGCGTAA
- a CDS encoding helix-turn-helix transcriptional regulator, whose product MSASGLPWTRRIAAVASLGDDHRRRLFEYVLAAPEPVGRDEAAAAMDLPRSTASFHLERLAREGILRVEFRKAAHKAGPGSGRPAKLYSPEVQEVSASIPERNYDLAGHLMAGAISRSTAEGIPVGAALIDVARGKGRESGKPGDLPGALRDLGYEPSADGLGGYRLRNCPFHRLSQDHEDVVCTMNGAFLSGVASASGLSEDCVILDPGAGHCCARIGTVQEITES is encoded by the coding sequence ATGAGCGCATCCGGTCTTCCGTGGACCAGAAGAATCGCGGCAGTAGCCTCCTTGGGCGACGACCACCGTCGCCGTCTTTTTGAATACGTCCTTGCGGCTCCGGAACCGGTAGGGCGGGACGAGGCTGCGGCTGCCATGGATCTTCCACGCAGCACTGCATCGTTCCACCTGGAGCGGTTGGCCCGGGAGGGCATCCTGAGGGTTGAATTCAGGAAGGCCGCGCACAAGGCGGGGCCTGGCTCAGGCCGGCCGGCGAAGCTCTACAGCCCCGAAGTCCAGGAAGTGTCCGCCTCCATCCCCGAACGGAACTATGACCTCGCCGGCCATCTCATGGCCGGGGCGATCTCACGCTCCACTGCGGAGGGCATTCCCGTAGGCGCAGCTCTCATTGATGTTGCCCGCGGCAAGGGCCGTGAGTCAGGCAAGCCCGGAGACTTGCCCGGTGCGTTGCGCGACCTTGGATACGAGCCGTCGGCTGATGGCTTGGGAGGGTACCGTCTGCGCAACTGTCCATTCCACCGTTTGTCGCAAGACCATGAGGACGTCGTCTGCACCATGAATGGAGCCTTCCTCTCGGGCGTGGCTTCGGCGTCCGGGCTGTCGGAGGATTGCGTGATACTTGACCCGGGTGCGGGACATTGCTGTGCGCGCATCGGCACTGTGCAGGAGATCACGGAGTCCTGA
- a CDS encoding diacylglycerol/lipid kinase family protein — translation MNPPKHPRAPHAQGKILLAINPAASFGRSSGVGDRAAAYFRAAGRAVVVLEADDYEALEALVREALSAGPGMDALVVAGGDGMVHLGVNALAGLQVPLGIIPTGTGNDVARLLGLPLNSPAEACQRILDALVTGGRRIDVGRVRADGRTTHFAGVLSAGFDAAVNERANSWRWPRGKSRYNLAMLRELGSFRRTEYTVVADDVRWNQRALLISVANGQSIGGGMRITPDALPDDGWLDLFVVKPLSRLKFLSIFPKVFAGKHTGRPEVEIRRVRTVRLEAAGVVAYADGERVAPLPVDIDLLPLALRVLA, via the coding sequence GTGAATCCTCCGAAACATCCACGGGCCCCCCACGCGCAGGGCAAGATTCTGCTGGCCATCAACCCTGCGGCCTCCTTCGGGCGTTCCAGTGGAGTGGGGGACCGGGCCGCCGCGTATTTTCGCGCCGCCGGCCGGGCCGTCGTCGTCCTCGAAGCTGATGACTATGAAGCGCTGGAGGCGCTGGTGCGGGAGGCGCTGTCTGCCGGTCCGGGGATGGATGCGCTGGTGGTGGCCGGTGGCGATGGCATGGTCCATTTGGGGGTGAACGCGCTCGCCGGACTGCAGGTACCGCTTGGCATCATTCCCACTGGCACGGGCAACGACGTGGCGAGGTTGCTGGGTCTTCCATTGAACAGTCCAGCTGAAGCGTGCCAGCGGATTCTCGACGCATTGGTCACCGGCGGGCGGAGGATCGACGTCGGCAGGGTCCGGGCGGACGGGCGTACCACCCACTTCGCAGGGGTACTGTCAGCTGGCTTCGATGCCGCTGTGAACGAGCGCGCCAACTCGTGGCGTTGGCCTCGGGGGAAAAGCCGCTACAACCTGGCGATGCTGCGGGAGCTCGGTTCTTTCAGGCGCACTGAATACACGGTGGTTGCCGACGACGTGCGGTGGAACCAGCGTGCGCTCCTGATTTCGGTCGCAAACGGGCAATCAATCGGCGGTGGCATGCGGATCACCCCGGACGCGTTGCCCGATGACGGGTGGCTGGATCTCTTTGTGGTGAAGCCGTTGTCACGGCTGAAGTTCCTGTCCATCTTCCCCAAGGTCTTCGCGGGCAAGCACACAGGCAGGCCGGAGGTGGAGATCCGCCGTGTCCGCACGGTGCGCTTGGAAGCCGCGGGCGTGGTGGCGTATGCCGATGGTGAACGCGTTGCTCCCTTGCCCGTTGATATCGATCTCCTGCCACTGGCCTTGCGGGTTCTTGCGTAG
- a CDS encoding J domain-containing protein, which yields MAEGSSSHYQVLHVAVTATDKEIKVAYRKAARKAHPDHGGEAEMFRRVTLAYETLIDPQRRAEYDRRYASGATGRTQARPGDYTGAASPASSATTNVKRPHTQRNTAGDPPVYVPAFDDPNEVPLIPAAEAALQVHGLPRKRGIFGAEARIQREMRTVQLISRQVLPAIPAARLINGLRSPSDNNHIDHAVLSGYRLALVGSMLLPKGAYAWDGHSLRHGGRSVAPPQLAHIVRHMQEIFPELNVTGWVVLHGPDGNLHEPVIDQYGKGNAGSAVEIVNGAGLVRGLKQFLSSGPAPNTVVVPVLARLLRGMH from the coding sequence TTGGCCGAGGGCAGCAGTTCGCACTATCAGGTTCTCCATGTCGCCGTCACCGCGACAGACAAGGAGATCAAAGTGGCCTACCGCAAGGCTGCCCGGAAAGCACACCCCGATCACGGGGGCGAGGCCGAGATGTTCCGGCGCGTGACTCTGGCGTACGAGACACTCATCGACCCCCAGCGCCGGGCCGAATACGACCGCCGTTACGCCAGCGGAGCAACCGGACGCACCCAGGCGCGCCCGGGTGACTACACCGGAGCTGCTTCGCCGGCATCCTCGGCGACAACCAACGTCAAGCGACCACATACGCAACGCAATACTGCCGGGGATCCGCCAGTCTACGTTCCTGCCTTTGACGACCCCAACGAAGTCCCGCTGATCCCCGCGGCGGAAGCGGCCCTGCAAGTCCACGGACTCCCCCGCAAACGCGGAATCTTCGGAGCAGAGGCCCGCATCCAACGCGAAATGCGCACGGTCCAGCTCATCAGCCGCCAGGTCCTGCCGGCCATCCCGGCAGCTCGCCTGATCAACGGCCTGCGCTCGCCCTCGGACAACAACCACATCGACCACGCCGTCCTGTCCGGCTACAGGCTGGCCTTGGTCGGTTCCATGCTGCTGCCCAAAGGCGCGTACGCCTGGGATGGCCACTCACTGCGCCATGGCGGCCGTTCGGTCGCTCCCCCGCAACTGGCCCACATTGTCCGCCACATGCAGGAGATCTTCCCGGAACTGAACGTCACCGGCTGGGTAGTCCTGCACGGACCGGACGGCAACCTGCATGAACCCGTCATCGACCAGTACGGAAAGGGCAATGCGGGCAGCGCCGTTGAAATCGTCAACGGCGCTGGGCTCGTCCGGGGCCTCAAGCAATTCCTCAGTTCAGGACCCGCGCCCAACACGGTGGTGGTACCGGTGCTGGCCAGGCTTCTTCGGGGCATGCACTAG
- a CDS encoding tRNA (cytidine(34)-2'-O)-methyltransferase: MFRILFHTPEIPGNTGNAIRLAAITGAELHLVEPLGFDFSDAKLRRAGLDYHDLAVVTVHKDIEAAWEALQPERVFAYTSDGETSYTDIEYRAGDVLMFGPESVGLPQWLKQDPHVTARVRLPMRPSLRSLNLANAASIAVFEAWRQNGFAGAKL, encoded by the coding sequence GTGTTCCGCATCCTTTTCCACACTCCAGAAATCCCGGGCAATACCGGCAACGCCATCCGCCTCGCCGCCATCACGGGCGCCGAGCTGCACCTGGTGGAGCCCCTTGGTTTCGATTTCTCCGACGCCAAGCTTCGCAGGGCCGGCCTTGATTACCACGACCTCGCCGTGGTGACAGTGCACAAAGACATCGAGGCTGCCTGGGAAGCCCTGCAACCGGAGAGGGTCTTCGCCTACACCTCCGACGGCGAGACGTCCTACACGGATATCGAATACCGCGCAGGCGATGTGCTGATGTTCGGACCGGAATCTGTAGGCCTTCCCCAGTGGCTGAAGCAGGATCCGCACGTCACCGCACGCGTTCGCCTCCCCATGAGGCCATCCCTGCGCTCGCTCAACCTCGCAAATGCCGCTTCGATCGCAGTGTTCGAAGCCTGGCGGCAGAACGGGTTCGCCGGCGCCAAACTGTAA
- the sigK gene encoding ECF RNA polymerase sigma factor SigK: MDTPNNPGPPVFEATGTASDLNTQLTSLLELMAAGDQQAFAEFYALTSRRVFGMARRVLIDPDFSEDATQEVYIQVWQGAANFDRAAGTPLAWLMTIAHRRAIDRVRAVQAATDREARYGAASQDLDRDLVAEEADTNLEAEAVSRCLGTLTDTQRESVRLAYYGGLTYREVAEHLGAAVPTIKSRIRDGLLRLKTCLGVG, from the coding sequence ATGGACACCCCCAACAACCCCGGCCCCCCGGTCTTCGAAGCCACCGGCACTGCCAGCGACCTCAACACGCAGTTGACCAGCCTGCTGGAACTCATGGCAGCAGGAGACCAGCAGGCGTTTGCCGAATTCTACGCACTGACCTCCCGGCGCGTCTTTGGCATGGCCAGGCGCGTACTCATTGATCCCGATTTCAGCGAGGATGCCACCCAGGAGGTCTACATCCAGGTCTGGCAAGGCGCAGCAAACTTTGATCGAGCCGCTGGAACTCCTTTGGCTTGGCTCATGACCATCGCACATCGCCGGGCCATTGACCGAGTCCGGGCAGTCCAGGCCGCAACCGACCGGGAAGCCAGGTACGGTGCCGCGAGCCAGGACCTGGACCGGGACCTCGTTGCGGAGGAAGCAGATACCAACCTGGAGGCCGAGGCAGTGAGCCGCTGCCTTGGTACCCTGACGGACACCCAGCGTGAATCCGTCCGCCTGGCTTACTACGGTGGCCTCACCTACCGTGAAGTGGCTGAACACCTTGGCGCCGCAGTCCCAACCATCAAGTCGCGCATCCGCGATGGACTGCTGCGCCTGAAGACCTGCCTGGGGGTGGGCTGA
- a CDS encoding anti-sigma factor, with the protein MTENTGGGFIRRMFANDIATDLAEGRILELAEIYALDALSDEERDAIDHYIKDAPERAEFLERVRAARETLAVSFTAEEEPPAGLFDNIMERIAKETAAPAAADPAAPAAEAAAVDELAAARAKREERRQSGARRWIIGAAAAAVIALGGIGVGAYVAEQNDPVNQVLQAQDVQKQSASVPGGGTATISASSAKDSFVVLMDGVAPAPEGKVYQLWTLPKDGSAPVPQGTMDAQTLSKPAVVKGLSSASSVAITVEPAGGSRAPTSAPVLVVALSA; encoded by the coding sequence ATGACCGAAAATACCGGTGGAGGCTTTATCCGCAGAATGTTTGCCAACGACATCGCCACAGACCTGGCTGAGGGCCGGATCCTCGAACTGGCCGAAATCTATGCCTTGGACGCGCTCAGCGACGAAGAACGGGACGCGATCGACCACTACATCAAGGACGCCCCGGAACGTGCCGAATTCCTTGAACGGGTGCGCGCGGCGCGCGAGACATTGGCTGTGAGCTTCACCGCCGAGGAGGAACCTCCGGCAGGCCTCTTCGACAACATCATGGAACGCATCGCCAAGGAGACGGCCGCCCCGGCTGCAGCAGATCCGGCCGCGCCGGCGGCGGAGGCTGCCGCCGTCGATGAGCTCGCGGCCGCCAGGGCCAAACGCGAAGAGCGTCGGCAGTCCGGCGCGCGCCGCTGGATCATCGGCGCCGCAGCGGCAGCCGTCATTGCCCTTGGTGGCATTGGCGTGGGTGCCTACGTCGCGGAGCAGAACGATCCCGTCAACCAGGTGCTCCAGGCCCAGGACGTGCAGAAGCAGTCAGCGTCCGTTCCCGGCGGCGGTACTGCCACGATTTCCGCATCCTCGGCCAAGGATTCGTTCGTGGTCCTGATGGACGGCGTTGCACCCGCCCCGGAAGGCAAGGTCTACCAGCTGTGGACGCTGCCCAAGGACGGCTCAGCGCCGGTTCCCCAAGGCACCATGGACGCCCAGACCCTGTCCAAGCCGGCCGTGGTGAAGGGCCTGTCGTCGGCCTCGTCGGTGGCCATAACGGTCGAGCCGGCCGGCGGATCGCGCGCCCCTACCAGCGCGCCGGTCCTGGTGGTGGCCCTCAGCGCCTAA
- a CDS encoding GntP family permease yields the protein MIALQAVSEVQAWSGHDTQLLVVAALGIALIVVLIAKLKIHPFLALVLGSAFVGLASGVELGKVITNFEDGVGGVLKEVGLLIALGAMLGKLLADSGGANRVVDTLLAKASGNKLVWMITLVAVIIGLPMFFEIGLVLLLPVIVLVTQRSKMKLMRIAIPALAGLSVLHGLVPPHPGPLIAISAVKAELGTTLGLGILVAIPTVIICGPLFSRLAARWVPVDAPAIAGGIDTRHSADLSEVKRQPSFVVTLLTIIFPVVLMLLKALGGIIWPNAETAPGIRIFFDFVGQPLVAMTLAVLVAIVTFGYAVGFTGSRITAKLGESLGPIAAILLIVGAGGGFKQTLIGAGVGDAVKKWAEGANMSVLVLGFIVAVALRLATGSATVATVTAAGIVAPLASSLSPTHAALLALAIGAGSLFLSHVNDAGFWLVKELFGLTVGQTFKTWSVMETLISVVGFGFVMLLSLVL from the coding sequence GTGATCGCCCTGCAGGCGGTTTCGGAAGTCCAGGCCTGGTCCGGACACGACACCCAGCTCCTGGTGGTCGCCGCACTGGGCATTGCCCTGATCGTGGTCCTCATCGCCAAGCTGAAGATCCACCCGTTCCTGGCCCTGGTCCTTGGCTCCGCCTTTGTTGGATTGGCCTCCGGCGTTGAACTGGGCAAAGTCATCACCAACTTCGAAGACGGTGTGGGAGGCGTCCTCAAAGAGGTTGGGCTCCTGATCGCCCTCGGCGCCATGCTGGGAAAGCTGCTTGCGGACTCCGGTGGGGCCAACCGTGTGGTGGACACCCTGCTGGCCAAGGCGAGCGGTAACAAGCTGGTCTGGATGATCACCTTGGTGGCCGTCATTATCGGGTTGCCGATGTTCTTCGAAATCGGTCTCGTGCTGCTGCTCCCGGTCATTGTGCTGGTAACGCAGCGGTCCAAGATGAAGCTCATGAGGATCGCGATCCCGGCGCTGGCCGGCCTCTCCGTGCTCCACGGACTGGTGCCCCCGCACCCGGGACCTTTGATCGCCATCAGTGCAGTCAAGGCCGAACTGGGTACGACGCTCGGTTTGGGCATCCTGGTGGCAATCCCCACTGTCATCATCTGTGGCCCGCTGTTTTCCAGGCTGGCGGCCCGGTGGGTTCCCGTTGACGCCCCCGCCATCGCGGGAGGCATCGACACCCGGCACTCGGCGGACCTCAGCGAGGTCAAGCGTCAACCGTCGTTCGTGGTCACGCTGCTGACCATCATCTTCCCCGTCGTCCTGATGCTTCTGAAAGCCTTGGGCGGCATCATCTGGCCAAACGCCGAAACTGCCCCTGGAATCCGGATCTTCTTCGACTTTGTGGGCCAGCCCCTGGTGGCCATGACGCTCGCCGTCCTGGTGGCCATCGTGACCTTCGGGTACGCGGTGGGTTTCACGGGCAGCAGGATCACGGCCAAGCTCGGTGAAAGCCTCGGCCCGATCGCAGCAATTCTCCTGATCGTGGGTGCCGGCGGCGGTTTCAAGCAGACCCTGATCGGCGCCGGCGTTGGCGACGCGGTGAAGAAATGGGCCGAAGGCGCCAACATGTCCGTCCTCGTGCTGGGCTTCATCGTGGCCGTAGCGCTGCGTTTGGCCACTGGCTCGGCCACGGTCGCAACGGTTACCGCGGCTGGAATTGTTGCGCCCCTGGCCAGCAGCCTCAGCCCGACGCACGCCGCATTGCTGGCGTTGGCCATCGGTGCGGGGTCGTTGTTCCTCTCGCACGTCAACGATGCCGGCTTCTGGCTGGTGAAGGAATTGTTCGGGCTCACTGTGGGGCAGACCTTCAAGACGTGGTCCGTGATGGAGACGCTGATTTCCGTGGTCGGCTTCGGCTTCGTCATGCTCCTGTCGCTCGTGTTGTAG
- a CDS encoding gluconokinase: protein MAKTAQQPVLVIMGVSGSGKSTVAGVLAGKLGWDLAEGDDLHPEANVAKMHSGQALTDEDRWPWLEIISGWIREHVDAGVPAIITCSALKKKYRDVLRAEGVVFVFLQGSKDKISDRLASRHGHFMPPSLLESQFEALEEPTEDENYISLCVSASPAEEADEVIERLGLRPVAGDAEAGTL, encoded by the coding sequence ATGGCGAAGACTGCGCAACAACCCGTGCTGGTGATTATGGGAGTCTCCGGCTCAGGAAAGTCCACCGTGGCCGGCGTGCTTGCCGGCAAATTGGGATGGGATCTGGCCGAAGGCGACGATCTGCACCCTGAAGCAAACGTGGCCAAGATGCACTCCGGGCAGGCGCTCACTGACGAGGACCGTTGGCCGTGGCTTGAAATCATCTCCGGCTGGATCCGGGAACACGTCGACGCCGGTGTCCCCGCGATCATCACATGCTCGGCCCTGAAGAAAAAGTACCGTGACGTCCTCCGTGCCGAAGGCGTCGTCTTTGTGTTCCTGCAAGGCAGCAAGGACAAGATCTCGGACCGGCTGGCTTCCCGGCACGGCCATTTCATGCCGCCGTCCCTGCTCGAATCGCAGTTTGAAGCACTCGAGGAACCCACAGAGGACGAGAATTACATTTCCCTCTGTGTTTCCGCTTCACCGGCGGAAGAAGCAGACGAGGTCATTGAACGCCTCGGACTTCGCCCTGTGGCCGGGGACGCCGAAGCAGGCACCCTGTGA
- a CDS encoding PIG-L deacetylase family protein produces MPTGVSSAKSPFDASTERVERVLCFTAHPDDIDFGAAGTIAAWTAAGVQVSYCIMTDGDAGGFDPADRAGIIELRAQEQQRAAALVGVTDIHYLHERDGYLEPSHGVIKQVVKLIREIRPDIVLTMHPERNWDRLQKSHPDHLAAGEAVTRAVYPAVENPFAYPELAEAGLGAYKLPWLWFISSPEARENHFVDVSAHVDAKLEAIRVHASQHPDVAGMERVVRGMMLANGERGGLPEGASAEAFHVVSVNGSSTIAGF; encoded by the coding sequence TTGCCTACTGGCGTTTCGTCAGCAAAGAGCCCGTTCGATGCCTCCACGGAGCGCGTCGAGCGGGTGCTTTGTTTTACTGCCCACCCGGATGACATCGACTTCGGTGCGGCGGGGACCATCGCGGCGTGGACCGCGGCCGGCGTCCAGGTCAGCTACTGCATCATGACCGACGGCGATGCCGGCGGCTTTGACCCCGCGGACCGGGCCGGAATCATTGAGCTCCGTGCCCAAGAGCAGCAACGGGCGGCCGCGCTTGTTGGCGTCACTGACATCCATTACCTCCACGAGCGCGACGGGTACCTGGAACCGTCACACGGCGTCATCAAACAGGTGGTGAAACTTATCCGTGAGATCCGCCCGGACATCGTGCTGACGATGCATCCTGAGCGCAATTGGGACCGGCTCCAGAAGAGCCACCCGGACCACCTCGCGGCGGGTGAGGCCGTCACGCGGGCTGTCTATCCTGCCGTGGAGAACCCGTTTGCCTACCCCGAGCTGGCTGAGGCCGGGCTTGGAGCCTACAAGCTGCCGTGGCTGTGGTTCATCTCCAGCCCGGAGGCCAGGGAGAACCACTTCGTGGACGTTTCTGCCCATGTGGATGCCAAGCTCGAGGCTATCCGGGTCCATGCCAGCCAGCACCCCGATGTCGCAGGCATGGAGCGGGTAGTCCGGGGCATGATGCTGGCCAATGGAGAGCGAGGCGGCCTCCCGGAAGGAGCCAGCGCGGAGGCCTTCCATGTGGTTTCCGTGAATGGTTCCAGCACCATCGCCGGCTTCTGA
- a CDS encoding electron transfer flavoprotein subunit alpha/FixB family protein, whose amino-acid sequence MANALVFIDNPGAALKKSSLELLTIARSLGETAVAFTGELNDDVAATLGAYGATTVYRPSTDDLENYLVGPKAAYLAAAAAESGATTVLLDNSPEGKEIAGRLGIKLNAGVITDVVGVEPDGTAHKSVLAGSYNTSAKATTPVTVLSVKANNVEPAPAGEASVPAITTVDVPADAVAGSARISARAEKPVSGRPDLSEARIVVAGGRGVDGDFGPLEELADALGAAVGASRAATDAGWIGHDAQVGQTGVTVSPQLYISAGISGAIQQKAGMQTSKVIVAVNKDAESPVFEIADYGIIGDLFKVIPQATAEIKKRKG is encoded by the coding sequence ATGGCAAATGCACTTGTTTTCATTGATAACCCGGGCGCCGCTCTGAAGAAGAGCAGCCTGGAGCTTCTCACCATCGCCCGCTCACTGGGGGAGACCGCCGTCGCTTTCACAGGTGAGTTGAACGACGACGTCGCCGCCACCCTCGGTGCCTACGGCGCCACGACGGTCTACCGTCCGTCGACGGATGACCTCGAGAACTACCTGGTGGGCCCGAAAGCCGCCTACTTGGCTGCCGCTGCAGCAGAGTCCGGAGCCACGACAGTCCTGCTCGACAACTCGCCTGAGGGCAAGGAGATCGCGGGCAGGCTTGGCATCAAGCTGAACGCCGGCGTCATCACCGACGTCGTAGGCGTGGAGCCGGACGGCACCGCACACAAGTCGGTTCTGGCCGGCTCCTACAACACCTCGGCGAAGGCCACGACTCCTGTGACCGTCCTCTCGGTCAAGGCGAACAATGTCGAGCCCGCACCGGCCGGTGAGGCTTCTGTTCCTGCAATCACCACGGTCGACGTTCCGGCTGACGCTGTTGCTGGTTCGGCCCGGATTTCGGCACGTGCCGAGAAGCCGGTGAGCGGTAGGCCGGACCTTAGCGAAGCCAGGATCGTTGTGGCCGGTGGCCGCGGCGTCGATGGTGACTTTGGTCCTTTGGAAGAGCTTGCCGATGCCCTCGGTGCTGCGGTGGGTGCCTCCCGTGCCGCCACCGACGCCGGCTGGATCGGCCACGACGCGCAGGTCGGCCAGACCGGTGTCACCGTCTCGCCGCAGCTGTACATCTCCGCTGGTATCTCCGGAGCCATCCAGCAAAAGGCCGGCATGCAGACGTCCAAGGTGATCGTCGCCGTCAACAAGGACGCTGAATCGCCGGTGTTCGAGATCGCTGACTACGGCATTATCGGTGACCTGTTCAAGGTCATCCCGCAGGCCACAGCCGAAATCAAGAAGCGGAAAGGCTGA